One genomic region from Argentina anserina chromosome 2, drPotAnse1.1, whole genome shotgun sequence encodes:
- the LOC126784613 gene encoding non-functional NADPH-dependent codeinone reductase 2-like: protein MAAYQIPEVVLESSNGRRTMPVLGFGTASNNLKPEVLIEAVLEATKLGYRHFDTASVYGSEQTLGIALAQALELGLVASRDDLFITSKVWCDDAHPHLVIPALKKSLRNLGLEYLDLYLIHWPISATPAELDQIEEKDPMPSEKDQMPMDFKGVWAAMEEAQKVGLTKSIGISNFSTKKTQDMLSFATIPPSVNQVEMSPFWQQKKLRDFCKANGIVVTAFSPLGAIGTSWGTNHVLESKELNEIAEARGKTIAQVCIRWIYQVGATLAVKSYNKERLKQNLQVFDWELTEEDIEKINQIPQRKMMVREEELVTATGPFKSLDDLWDGEY from the exons ATGGCAGCATACCAAATCCCAGAGGTCGTTCTTGAATCCTCCAATGGCCGCAGGACCATGCCTGTGCTCGGCTTCGGCACAGCATCCAACAACTTGAAACCAGAGGTTTTGATAGAAGCTGTGCTCGAAGCCACCAAGCTTGGTTACCGTCACTTCGACACGGCTTCGGTTTACGGCTCTGAGCAGACACTGGGAATAGCCTTAGCGCAAGCACTCGAACTCGGACTCGTGGCTTCTCGGGACGACCTCTTCATCACTTCCAAGGTTTGGTGTGACGATGCTCACCCCCACCTTGTTATTCCTGCTCTAAAGAAATCGCTCCGGAATCTTGGACTGGAGTACCTTGATCTGTACCTTATTCACTGGCCCATCAGTGCCACGCCTGCGGAGTTGGATCAGATAGAGGAGAAGGATCCAATGCCGTCTGAGAAGGATCAAATGCCGATGGACTTTAAGGGCGTGTGGGCAGCTATGGAGGAAGCTCAGAAAGTTGGCCTCACCAAGTCCATTGGGATCAGCAACTTCTCTACCAAGAAGACTCAGGATATGCTCTCTTTTGCTACTATTCCTCCTTCagtcaatcaa GTTGAGATGAGTCCATTTTGGCAACAGAAGAAGCTGAGAGACTTCTGCAAGGCCAATGGTATAGTTGTGACAGCCTTCTCCCCATTGGGTGCCATAGGAACCAGTTGGGGAACCAATCATGTTCTCGAAAGCAAAGAGCTTAATGAAATCGCCGAGGCTCGTGGAAAGACTATTGCTCAG GTTTGTATTAGATGGATTTATCAAGTAGGGGCAACTCTGGCAGTGAAGAGCTACAACAAGGAGAGGTTGAAGCAGAATCTGCAAGTGTTCGACTGGGAACTAACAGAAGAGGACATTGAGAAGATCAATCAAATCCCACAGCGCAAAATGATGGTTCGAGAAGAAGAATTGGTTACGGCTACTGGACCATTCAAGTCCCTTGATGACTTATGGGACGGAGAGTATTAA